One stretch of bacterium DNA includes these proteins:
- a CDS encoding class II glutamine amidotransferase, which translates to MLTAAAGRFQMDALAAAVRLAAGADCDSGGWGVAHCYGNRLETIRSAQPCAKDPDFGTLGEIRTDMALICMGGMTPASPRELRPYLRREAGRVWAFAHSGLIGCEDRLDTGGRITDSRDPSERYFLYLLNKLDDASPVESLSSALTALGEQDSLSFCLASAEMMLVGCWHGGGSDATGQLWTGEGELARYFSTKPLGSLPEVRWIAMPNHNVLAITRSRRELP; encoded by the coding sequence ATGTTAACCGCTGCCGCCGGCAGGTTCCAGATGGATGCCCTTGCAGCCGCGGTGCGCCTGGCGGCCGGGGCGGATTGCGACTCCGGCGGCTGGGGCGTGGCTCACTGCTATGGCAATCGATTGGAGACAATCAGATCTGCGCAGCCCTGCGCAAAGGACCCGGATTTCGGCACGTTGGGTGAGATTCGCACCGACATGGCCTTGATCTGCATGGGAGGAATGACCCCGGCATCACCGCGCGAACTCAGACCGTATCTCAGGCGCGAGGCCGGTCGTGTCTGGGCATTCGCTCATTCTGGTCTCATCGGCTGCGAGGACCGTCTCGACACCGGCGGTCGGATCACTGATTCCCGGGACCCGAGCGAGCGGTACTTCCTGTATCTACTGAACAAGCTGGACGATGCGTCCCCGGTTGAGTCACTCAGCAGCGCCCTCACCGCGCTCGGGGAACAGGATTCGCTGTCGTTCTGCCTGGCCAGCGCAGAAATGATGCTGGTCGGTTGCTGGCACGGCGGCGGATCGGATGCGACCGGGCAACTGTGGACGGGAGAAGGCGAGTTGGCAAGGTACTTCAGCACCAAGCCGCTCGGTTCCCTGCCCGAGGTCCGGTGGATAGCCATGCCGAACCACAACGTGCTCGCCATCACCCGTTCCCGACGCGAGCTGCCCTAG
- a CDS encoding PilT/PilU family type 4a pilus ATPase translates to MTDEEFFDSLLAECIKRNASDLHLTVGRPPTLRIDGYLHPIEGCPVLTPDMTDSFKNIATKDLRHLRAQIDNGGGGDFALNFRNMARFRVAVYKQKGYFGMALRLIPRRILSFEELFSVPHLIPRIKNLLDRPHGLILVTGPTGMGKTTTQATFVDYILESPRHVLTIEDPIEFAHDHKNGLITQREVGVDVSSFREAVMKGLRSNPNVILVAEIRDLATSEATIWAAESGHLVIGTLHTTNAPETITRFIDIFPPEIRDQIRIQFSLSLLAVISQRLLLKAGGKGRVGCYEVMMATPAVRNLIRERKTEHLASAIQTSQAEGSISFDAYLAELYRAGKVTYETAIASAADPKGFRELVEFGQRTSNTPVRK, encoded by the coding sequence ATGACCGACGAAGAGTTCTTCGATTCACTCCTGGCCGAGTGCATCAAGCGGAACGCATCCGACCTGCACCTCACTGTGGGGCGTCCACCGACGCTCCGAATTGACGGCTACCTCCACCCGATCGAGGGATGTCCGGTTCTGACACCGGACATGACCGACAGCTTCAAGAACATCGCGACCAAGGACCTGCGACACCTGCGCGCCCAGATTGACAACGGTGGCGGCGGTGACTTCGCGCTCAACTTCCGCAACATGGCGCGGTTCCGCGTGGCCGTGTATAAACAGAAGGGGTACTTCGGCATGGCCCTGCGGCTCATCCCTCGCCGCATTCTCTCGTTCGAAGAGCTCTTCTCGGTACCTCACCTCATACCCCGCATCAAGAATCTGCTCGATCGGCCGCACGGACTCATCCTCGTGACGGGACCGACCGGCATGGGCAAAACCACGACGCAGGCCACTTTCGTGGACTACATCCTGGAAAGCCCCCGCCACGTGCTTACGATCGAAGACCCCATCGAGTTCGCTCACGACCACAAGAACGGACTGATCACACAACGTGAGGTCGGCGTTGACGTGTCGTCATTCCGTGAGGCAGTCATGAAGGGCTTGCGTTCAAACCCCAACGTCATCCTCGTTGCGGAAATCCGAGACCTTGCGACATCGGAGGCAACCATCTGGGCCGCCGAGTCAGGCCACTTGGTGATTGGCACTCTTCACACCACCAACGCGCCGGAGACCATTACCCGGTTCATCGACATCTTCCCGCCTGAAATCCGCGACCAGATTCGTATTCAGTTCTCACTATCGCTGCTCGCCGTGATTTCCCAACGTCTCCTGCTTAAGGCCGGCGGCAAAGGACGCGTCGGCTGCTACGAAGTGATGATGGCAACGCCCGCCGTGCGTAACCTCATCCGCGAGCGCAAAACCGAGCACTTGGCGTCGGCCATCCAGACGAGCCAGGCTGAGGGCAGCATTTCGTTTGACGCCTACTTGGCAGAGCTGTATCGCGCCGGCAAAGTTACGTACGAGACCGCCATCGCCTCAGCGGCTGACCCCAAGGGGTTCCGCGAGTTGGTGGAATTCGGGCAACGCACCTCCAACACTCCAGTTCGGAAATAG
- a CDS encoding 4Fe-4S dicluster domain-containing protein yields the protein MATSSNSSELLRQIETLSGQAVADCYQCGCCTSGCPIGEAMDPPPSKAIRLLQLGKVGELLESGGIWLCASCLVCGTRCPRAVDYARIAEACRVLILRSKQSRVDPDTVTAPELEEIPQQAFIAAFRKSSV from the coding sequence ATGGCAACATCCAGTAACTCGTCTGAGCTGCTTCGGCAGATTGAGACGCTCAGCGGTCAGGCCGTCGCCGACTGCTACCAGTGTGGCTGCTGTACGTCGGGATGTCCGATTGGCGAAGCAATGGACCCGCCGCCCAGCAAGGCAATCAGATTGCTGCAGTTAGGCAAGGTCGGTGAGCTGCTGGAGTCGGGGGGAATCTGGCTGTGCGCGAGTTGTCTCGTCTGCGGGACCCGCTGCCCACGGGCCGTTGACTACGCCCGCATTGCCGAGGCCTGCCGAGTGCTTATCCTTCGTTCCAAGCAGAGCCGAGTGGATCCCGACACCGTGACCGCTCCGGAGCTTGAGGAGATACCCCAGCAGGCGTTCATCGCCGCGTTCCGCAAGTCATCGGTATGA
- a CDS encoding CoB--CoM heterodisulfide reductase iron-sulfur subunit B family protein, with product MTKYSYYPGCTLYTKARSLDLCARKAAERVGFELVEMPSWNCCGAIYNATSDDLAAQVGPVRNLAKASQMGDKLVTLCAACHNVLKRVQNRLDQPGNEVESERLKTFVDEKFEHPVKVLHYLEVLKNDIGWDAIKAKVIKPLAKLKVASYYGCLMVRPKEVLEFDDPENPQVMDDLMRVLGAEPTRFDFKAECCGGYLVVNRRDVAKSASQKILDNAKAWGAEAIVTTCPLCQYNLDKLRVMTDGALPVFYFTQLLGIAVGLTQDELGLEHNAGDPVGFLKAKCLL from the coding sequence ATGACGAAATACTCCTATTATCCTGGCTGCACGCTCTACACCAAGGCGCGCAGCTTGGACCTCTGTGCGCGCAAGGCGGCCGAGAGGGTCGGGTTCGAACTTGTCGAGATGCCATCCTGGAACTGCTGCGGGGCCATCTACAACGCCACGAGCGACGACCTTGCGGCTCAGGTAGGGCCGGTCAGGAACCTGGCCAAGGCCAGCCAGATGGGTGACAAATTGGTGACACTTTGCGCGGCCTGCCACAATGTTCTCAAGCGGGTGCAGAACCGATTGGACCAGCCGGGCAACGAGGTCGAGAGCGAGCGGCTCAAGACATTCGTGGATGAGAAGTTCGAGCATCCCGTCAAGGTGTTGCACTACCTCGAAGTCCTCAAGAACGACATCGGCTGGGACGCCATCAAGGCAAAGGTGATCAAGCCGCTGGCCAAGCTCAAGGTCGCCTCCTATTACGGGTGCCTGATGGTCAGGCCCAAGGAAGTGCTGGAGTTCGACGACCCGGAGAACCCGCAGGTGATGGACGACCTGATGCGCGTGCTCGGTGCCGAGCCCACGAGGTTCGACTTCAAGGCCGAGTGCTGCGGCGGGTATCTGGTCGTGAACCGCCGGGACGTCGCGAAGTCAGCATCGCAGAAGATACTGGACAACGCGAAGGCTTGGGGTGCGGAAGCGATTGTCACAACCTGCCCATTGTGCCAGTACAACCTCGACAAGCTGCGGGTGATGACCGACGGCGCCCTTCCTGTGTTCTACTTCACGCAGCTCCTTGGCATTGCCGTCGGGCTGACGCAGGATGAACTCGGGCTTGAGCACAACGCCGGCGACCCGGTTGGATTCCTGAAGGCAAAGTGTCTGCTCTAG